From one Trifolium pratense cultivar HEN17-A07 linkage group LG1, ARS_RC_1.1, whole genome shotgun sequence genomic stretch:
- the LOC123895777 gene encoding malate dehydrogenase: protein MAKDPVRVLVTGAAGQIGYALVPMIARGVMLGADQPVILHLLDIQPAAESLNGVKMELVDAAFPLLKGVVATTDVVEACTGVNIAVMVGGFPRKEGMERKDVMSKNVSIYKSQASALEKHAAANLKVLVVANPANTNALILKEYAPSIPEKNISALTRLDHNRALGQISERLNVEVSDVKNVIIWGNHSSTQYPDVNHATVKTSSAEKPVRELVADDAWLNGEFITTVQQRGAAIIKARKLSSALSAASAACDHIRDWVLGTPEGTWVSMGVYSDGSYNVPAGLIYSFPVTTRNGEWQIVQGLSIDEFSRKKLDLTAEELSEEKALAYSCLS from the exons ATGGCCAAAGACCCAGTTCGTGTTCTTGTCACTGGTGCTGCAG GACAAATTGGGTATGCTCTTGTCCCCATGATTGCTAGAGGAGTGATGCTGGGTGCTGACCAGCCTGTGATCCTCCACCTGCTTGATATTCAACCTGCAGCCGAATCACTGAACGGTGTTAAAATGGAGTTGGTGGATGCTGCATTTCCTCTTCTTAAAG GAGTTGTTGCGACAACTGATGTGGTTGAGGCATGCACTGGGGTCAATATTGCCGTTATGGTTGGTGGGTTCCCTAGAAAAGAAGGTATGGAGAGGAAAGATGTGATGTCAAAAAATGTCTCTATTTACAAGTCCCAGGCTTCTGCCCTTGAAAAACATGCTGCTGCAAATTTGAAG GTTCTTGTTGTTGCCAACCCAGCAAACACCAATGCATTGATCTTGAAGGAATATGCTCCATCCATTCCTGAGAAAAACATTTCTGCTTTGACTAGATTGGACCATAACAGGGCACTCGGTCAAATTTCAGAAAGACTGAACGTTGAAGTTTCTGATGTGAAAAATGTTATAATCTGGGGAAATCATTCATCAACTCAGTACCCTGATGTCAACCATGCAACCGTTAAAACCTCTTCTGCGGAAAAGCCTGTCCGTGAACTCGTAGCTGATGATGCCTG GTTGAATGGGGAATTCATAACTACCGTCCAACAACGAGGTGCTGCAATCATTAAAGCTAGAAAGCTTTCAAGTGCACTATCTGCCGCTAGTGCTGCTTGTGACCACATTAGAGATTGGGTTCTTGGAACTCCTGAG GGAACTTGGGTGTCGATGGGAGTTTATTCTGATGGATCTTACAATGTACCAGCTGGACTGATCTATTCATTCCCTGTCACAACTCGCAATGGCGAATGGCAAATAGTTCAAG GACTTTCAATTGATGAGTTTTCAAGGAAAAAATTGGACTTGACAGCAGAAGAGCTTTCTGAGGAGAAGGCTTTGGCTTACTCATGCCTCTCTTAG
- the LOC123889371 gene encoding uncharacterized protein LOC123889371 encodes MRLAKNLQPAKKAFKATFKRLLATFHSLHHLVPSKVSKTSHVHRHSKNTSVINIDDLFPEHAQIADKARALDKTSRSNSENIDTIEDAWKIVVAKTPHLQVDDRAEEFINKFYEDVRLQKERSLMEYQEMLARSA; translated from the coding sequence ATGAGGCTAGCAAAGAACCTTCAACCTGCTAAGAAGGCGTTTAAAGCGACCTTTAAACGCCTTCTTGCAACCTTTCATTCCCTTCATCATCTAGTACCCTCTAAAGTTTCCAAAACATCACATGTTCATAGGCATAGCAAGAACACATCCGTCATAAACATCGATGACCTCTTTCCTGAGCATGCACAAATCGCTGACAAGGCTCGTGCACTAGACAAAACAAGCAGAAGCAATAGTGAAAACATAGATACTATTGAGGATGCATGGAAGATTGTTGTTGCTAAGACACCTCACCTTCAGGTGGATGATAGGGCAGAGGAGTTCATCAACAAGTTTTATGAAGATGTGAGGCTTCAGAAAGAGAGGTCCTTGATGGAGTATCAGGAAATGCTAGCAAGAAGTGCTTAA
- the LOC123902379 gene encoding putative E3 ubiquitin-protein ligase XBAT35, translated as MGQGQSKSELLYQQVSYGNSDGIKTLHREGAGLEYMDKEGKTPLIVACMNPELYNVAKTLIELGANVNAYRPGRHAGTPLHHAAKRGLESIVKLLLLHGANPLILNDDCQTALEVARAKGNANVVRAIESHICLFSGWLREFHGPGFLEVVAPNLVSRKVWAVVLPVGSRVLTRPYKLELAVYYTLQDARPRTLVALWKANLEEPKLRQSEPSVAISDKTTKTRLKFGPASENDRQQLTWFSNACKGIPQVNPAFLQNNVPTVPPTAPPAAEDPELAMAIHASLQHAIQERPSFPDAQPNSQASSSISGVNEVQGFLGTPNTNANESVHEAVPAGNVSAGHTASDLNFNPSAPPFADDVPSDGPIHYPSIDLSPVDVSSQVVEKLSNEAGKTADGKPADGSGSTCVICLDAPAEGACIPCGHVAGCMSCLNEVKTKKWGCPVCRAKIDQIIKLYHV; from the exons ATGGGACAAGGGCAATCGAAAAGCGAATTGCTCTACCAGCAAGTTAGTTATGGGAATTCCGATGGAATCAAAACCCTTCACAGAGAAGGTGCAGGTCTTGAG TATATGGATAAAGAAGGAAAAACACCCCTGATTGTTGCTTGTATGAATCCTGAGCTTTACAATGTTGCTAAAACTTTGATTGAACTCGGAGCAAATGTTAATGCTTATCGTCCCG GTCGTCATGCTGGGACTCCGTTGCATCATGCGGCTAAAAGGGGCCTTGAAAGTATTGTTAAGTTACTTCTTTTGCATGGAG CCAATCCTTTGATCTTGAATGATGATTGTCAAACTGCTCTTGAGGTTGCCAGGGCTAAAGGAAACGCCAATGTTGTTCGTGCAATTGAG AGTCATATATGCTTGTTCTCTGGTTGGTTACGGGAGTTTCATGGACCTGGGTTTCTAGAAGTAGTTGCTCCTAATTTGGTATCCAGAAAAGT TTGGGCGGTAGTTTTACCAGTAGGCTCCCGTGTTCTCACCAGGCCTTACAAGTTGGAGCTTGCCGTATATTATACTTTGCAG GATGCACGACCACGTACACTTGTTGCTCTGTGGAAGGCCAATTTAGAAGAACCAAAGCTTCGCCAATCTGAACCCTCAGTGGCAATTAGTGATAAGACTACGA AAACACGCCTTAAATTTGGGCCCGCAAGTGAGAATGACAGGCAACAACTTACATGGTTTTCTAATGCTTGCAAAGGAATTCCACAG GTAAATCCAGCATTTTTGCAAAATAATGTGCCTACAGTTCCACCAACAGCGCCCCCTGCTGCTGAAGACCCAGAATTGGCTATGGCTATCCATGCTTCTCTTCAGCATGCCATTCAGGAGAGGCCAAGCTTTCCTGATGCCCAACCAAACTCTCAAGCAAGCTCTTCTATCAGTGGAGTGAATGAAGTGCAAGGTTTTCTTGGTACACCAAATACAAATGCTAATGAGTCTGTACATGAAGCTGTTCCAGCTGGCAATGTCTCTGCTGGCCATACTGCCAGTGATCTGAATTTCAATCCATCAGCTCCTCCATTTGCTGATGATGTTCCATCAGATGGCCCGATTCATTATCCTTCAATTGATTTGAGCCCTGTTGATGTATCATCTCAAGTAGTTGAGAAGCTATCTAACGAAGCTGGAAAAACTGCTGATGGAAAACCTGCTGATGGAAGTGGCTCAACGTGTGTGATATGTTTAGATGCTCCAGCAGAAGGGGCATGCATACCCTGTGGCCATGTTGCTGGATGCATGTCTTGCTTGAACGAGGTTAAAACAAAGAAATGGGGTTGCCCTGTTTGTCGAGCTAAGATAGACCAGATCATAAAGCTATATCACGTTTGA